The Obesumbacterium proteus DNA window TCGTCCAATTTGGGTTATGCCCGTTGTGATTAGCGCGGGCACGCAGCACGAAGTTAACGATTTCATTACGGAAATCTTTCGGGTTGCTAATGCCTGCTGGTTTTTCAATTTTCTCCAGTTCCGCATTTAAGGATTCACGATCGAATAGCTGACCGGTTTCAGGATCGCGATATTCTTGATCCTGGATCCAGAAGTCGGCATACGTGACATAGCGGTCAAAGATATTTTGTCCGTACTCAGAATAAGATTCTAAGTAGGCGGTTTGAATTTCTTTGCCGATAAACTCCACGTATTTCGGGATCAGATAGCCTTTCAGGTGCTCCAGATATTTTTCTGCAACGTCCTGAGGGAACTGTTCGCGCTCAACTTGCTGTTCCAACACATAGAATAGGTGAACCGGGTTAGCCGCTACTTCGCTATGATCGAAGTTGAAAACGCGTGACAGAATTTTGAACGCGAAACGGGTAGATAGCCCGTTCATGCCTTCATCAACGCCAGCGTAATCGCGGTATTCCTGATAGGACTTGGCTTTCGGATCGGTATCTTTCAGGCTCTCGCCGTCGTATACCCGCATTTTTGAATAGATGCTGGAGTTTTCCGGCTCTTTCAGTCGAGACAAAATAGAGAAGCGTGACAGCGTTTCCAGCGTACCCGGCGCGCACGGTGCGTGGTCCAGTTCGCTGTTGCGCAGCAGCTTGTCGTAGATTTTCATCTCTTCAGACACGCGCAGGCAATAAGGCACTTTGACGATGTAAACACGGTCAAGGAAGGCCTCATTATTTTTGTTATTACGGAACGTTACCCATTCCGATTCGTTGGAGTGCGCCAAAATGATGCCGCTGAACGGCAGGGCGGAAATCCCTTCGGTACCGTTATAGTTGCCTTCCTGCGTTGCGGTTAGCAACGGATGCAACACTTTAATTGGCGCCTTAAACATTTCCACGAACTCCATCATCCCTTGGTTTGCGCGGCACAGTGCGCCGGAATACCCATAGGCATCAGGATCGTTTTGGGCGTGATTTTCCAGTTTACGAATATCAACTTTACCCACCAGCGCAGAGATATCTTGGTTATTCTCATCGCCAGGTTCGGTTTTAGCGATGGCGATCTGTTCAAGAATAGATGGCCATACTTTGACTACTTTAAACTTGGTAATGTCCCCACCAAAATCATGCAGGCGTTTGGCTGCCCACGGCGACATGATGGTGCCGAGATAGCGCGGAGGAATACCGTATTCTTTATTCAGAATATTGGCATCTTCCTGTGGATTGAACAGGCACAGTGGATGGTCGTTAACCGGGCTACGTTCACCGTTGGCGCTGAGAACATAGATAGGCACGCGCTGCATTAACGCTTTCAGACGTTCCGCCAGCGATGATTTACCACCACCGACCGGCCCCAGCAGATACAGGATTTGTTTTTTCTCTTCCAGACCTTGCGCGGCGTGTTTGAGGTACGCCACGATTTGTTCGATGGCTTCTTCCATGCCATAGAATTCTTCAAAAGCAGGGTAGCGGGCTATGACCCGGTTCGAGAACAAACGCGACATGCGTGATTCAAGCGCGGTGTCGATCATGGCAGGCTCGCCGATAGCCATAAGCAGACGCTCAGCGGCGTTCGCGTAGGCGCTACGATCCTGACGGCAGATAGCAAGGAAATCCTGCAGTGTGAACTCTTCGTCCTTGGCAGCTTCATAACGCTGGCGATAGTGGTCAAATATGTTCATAGCGATGCCCGTCCTGATAAAATGGTTGGGAACAAAAAAAGTAACAGTCTTCATTTTGGGGGTTAAAATTTTGAAACTGTTACCATATTGTTATGAGCGGCTTTCATCAGTTGGTCAAGTTACCGGCAGGTAAGATTGGTATAAAATTTATCGGCATTATGAAAAGCATTTAGATATAAATGCTGAGGAGGAGTGGTGTAAAAGCGATAAATCTACTCTTTGTGCTAAAAAGTATCTGACGCTGCCAATATTTTCGCCGAATTCGCTACAACAAATATTTATTAAAGGCATTTGTACAACGACAGATGTTGACGCTGAAGGGTAAAAAATAGTTATGTTTCGGTGCAGCCTGTTTGACAGATGTAAAGATTCCGAAACTGCCTGATAAATTGTAAAAAATCGACTTAAAACAAGTTTTTGGTCTACAATCAGCGCGTTGTTTATAGACTATTTAGTTAGGGACAAAACATAAACGTGAAAACTTTAAAATTAACTACGCTAGGGCTGCTCGTGTTGGCTGCTACAAGTGCCGCTCAGGCCGGAACGTGGTCTTTGGGGGCTTCTGCGTTAGTCAGCCCAGACCCTTATCGCGGTAATAACGATCGCGTATATCCTGTTCCGATCATTAACTATGAAGGTGATGATTTTTACTTCCGCAGCCTGACCGCCGGCTATTACCTGTGGAAAGATGAGCAGAACCAACTGAGCGTGATGGCTTTTTATAACCCATTACACTTCAAGGCAAGCGATAGCGACGATCGCCACATGAAGCAGTTAAGCAACCGTCACTCCACCGTGATGGCAGGTGTTGCTTACACTCACAAAGAAGACTGGGGCTCCATTCGTACCTCATTCGCCGGTGATATTTTGGATAACAGCAACGGTTTGATCGCCGATGCCGCTTATTTGTTCCCAATTACAGCCGGAGACTGGTCATTTACACCGGGCGCGGGTGTGACGTGGAACAGCTCTAACCAAAATGATTATTACTTTGGCGTGAGCGGTAGCGAATCAAACCGCAGTGGTTACAAACGCTATACCGCAAGCGATAGCTGGAATCCGTATGTTGAGTTAACGGCTCGCTACCAGATTAATAGCAACTGGAATGCGTTCTTCACCGGGCGTTATATCCGCCTGAGCGATGAAGTGAAAGATAGCCCAATGATTGATAAGAGCTACACTGGCTTGCTGTGGACGGGTGTGACTTACACCTTCTAAGCATTGGCTGAGTTGTTGAAAATGAGGGACGCATAAGCGTCCCTTTTTTATACGCTTAAATTAGCGCTAAGCGGCAACGTGGAGATTAGCGCAGAGGGCGCGCGCGCAGCGTCACGGAAAGTCGTGACGGGGCATTCGCGGAGGCTTTCATTGGGCTTGTGACATGCGCGGTTTCAACACAAACCATGGTTTTGTAACCATCGTTAGGCATATCGGCCATGCTCACAGAAAGCTCAGACCACGGGTTCCATGCCACGACATCAGTATTGTTATGGTGATGCACCTCAATCACGCGCTGTAAGGCTTTGTCCGTGATGACGCTAAATGGTTCAGGCTTGGTATAGATACGGTCTGTGCGCGTTGCAAAGGTCAAATTGCCTTGCTGTTCGCCGGTGCCTGGATTGACTTTATCAATGTATGGCGAGCCCAAGCCACTGACGTCAATCTGGGTGATGTCGCCGATATTGAAATAGGTATGAAGTGCAGCGGCATATTCGTATTCACCGTGAGACTCCAATTCCATTTCGCATACTTCACCAAGTTTGAATCGTGCAATCAGGCAGAAGTCATGCGGCCAATGTTTTTTGCTTTCAGCGCTTTGTTCAAGAGTGAACGTTAAGATCACGCCGCTTTCATCTTCATCATGCGCGGTGAGTGTCCAAGGCAGGTTACGGGCAAAACCGTGCGCAGGCTGACCAGCAGGGCCAAACCAAGGCCAGCAGATAGGAATACCCCCGCGAATCGCTACGCTGTTTTTGAACGCGGTTTCGCTGCTCAACCACAGTACAGGTTTCTCGCCAGAAGGTTGCCATGAGAGCAAATGTGCGCCTTGCAAGGTGACAGCGGCACGAACTTTAGGATGATTAACGACGACAACAGGAAGTTCGTCGATTTGGCGTTGAGAAATGTACGGAGTGATTTGTTCTTGAACGGGCAGGGTAAAGATTTTTTCAGACAAATTTTGTTGTGACATCAGATTGGCCTTCATATGCTAGGTGCAAAAAACCAAAAAAAAGGGCGACATAAATGTCGCCCTCTCATCAACTTCTCATCGCTAAATTATTTAGAGATGTGAGCGATCAGATCCAGAACTTTGTTTGAGTAGCCAGTTTCGTTATCGTACCAAGAAACCAGTTTCACAAAGTTGTCGTTCAGCGCGATACCAGCTTTAGCATCGAATACTGAAGTGCAAACTTCGCCGTTGAAGTCAGTAGAAACTACGTCATCTTCGGTGTAACCCAGTACGCCTTTCAGCTCGCCTTCAGACGCAGCTTTCATTGCAGCACAGATTTCTTTGTAAGTTGCTTTCTTCTCGATACGAGCAGTCAGGTCAACAACAGAAACGTTAGGGGTAGGAACGCGGAACGCCATACCAGTCAGTTTGCCGTTCAGTTCTGGGATTACTTTACCTACAGCTTTAGCAGCACCGGTAGATGAAGGAATGATGTTCTGGGATGCGCCGCGGCCGCCGCGCCAGTCTTTGTGAGACGGGCCATCAACGGTTTTCTGAGTTGCGGTAGTCGCATGAACGGTAGTCATCAGTGCTTCAACGATGCCGAACTTGTCGTTCAGAACTTTAGCCAGTGGAGCCAGGCAGTTAGTGGTGCAAGATGCGTTAGAAACGATATCTTGGCCAGCATAAGTCTTATCGTTAACACCCATTACGAACATTGGGGTGTTGTCTTTAGAAGGACCAGTCAGAACGACTTTCTTAGCACCAGCAGCGATGTGCTTACGTGCAGTTTCGTCAGTCAGGAACAGACCAGTTGCTTCAGCAACAACGTCAACGTTGACTTCGTTCCATTTCAGGTTAGCCGGATCACGTTCTGCGGTAACACGGATTGTTTTGCCGTTAACGACCAGGTGGCCATCTTTAACTTCAACAGTGCCGTTGAAACGACCGTGAGTAGAGTCGTACTTCAGCATGTAAGCCATATACTCAGCGTCTAACAGGTCGTTGATTGCAACGATTTCGATGTCAGAACGTTCTTGAGCAGCACGGAAAACAATACGGCCGATACGGCCAAAACCGTTGATACCTACTTTGATAGTCATATATTCCACCAGCTATTGGTTAGTGAATAAAAGGTTGCTTGTAAAATTACAAAAACCTTATAAAGCGTCAAGCGGAATCGTGTCAATTATTGCTGTAAATCAAAGCGAAGCCTTGGCTGAGCACATATCACACGCTTCCATTTAACACTCTGTTTCGGATTATACATGGGGGCAGTCATCTGAGTCTCAAGCCATCTCGACTTTCATTTGTGATACTCATCACAAAAATGAGGCTGCCGCCGATTCGCTAAACAGTTTAGACCAAATTTGGCTGAACCGTTGTTAACTGTTTGTTATAATTAATCGCCAAAAAAAGTGATCAATGATAACCAAAAACAACTCTTCGAGAACGCACAAATGGCTAAAGACGATTTCTCTGCACAACACCCGAATGACTTAACTGAAATGCAACGCTACGTCACACAACAGCGGGGCACTGAGCCGCCTTTTAGCGGTAAACTGTTACACAATAAACAAGAAGGCATTTATCACTGCCTGTGTTGTAACAGTCCACTGTTCTACTCAAACAGCAAATACGATTCTGGCTGCGGCTGGCCTAGCTTCTACCAGCCCGTTAGCGCGGAGGCTATCCGCTACCTTGAAGACAATTCACACGGCATGCAGCGTACTGAAATTCGCTGCGCTCACTGTGATGCGCATCTTGGCCATGTTTTCCCTGATGGACCACAGCCTACCGGTGACCGCTATTGCGTGAACTCTGCATCGCTTAGCTTCACCGATGAAGACTCCGGTAAACAGACTCAGGGCTAACAACAAATTCTTTTCTATGTGCTTATTATAGCGCAGAAGAAACGATTCAGCAAAGTGCATCTTAAGCGAGGTTTAAAATGGAACTTGATGATTTGCTATCGGCGATGACGCCAGAAATTTATCAACGCTTGGTAACCGCGGTTGAACTCGGAAAATGGCCGGACGGCGTGAGTTTGACTCCAGAGCAAAAAGAAAACAGTCTGCAAATGGTGATGCTGTGGCAGTCGCGCCATAACACCGATCCTCAGCACATGAGCATCAACATGCAGGGGCAAATTGAAATGAAAAGTAAGCAGGACTTTAAGAAAGGCTTTGAGCGCGATGCCATTATTCGCATAAAGCCTGAAGCATAACTATTTATTCAGGTTATTCAGGCGGCATTTTTCAGGTGACAGAGTGTGGTGGCTTGAGAGCGATAGGGCGGAAGCGTTGGTTGTCATCCGCCCTGTGCAAGAGAATAAAGGTTTTAGAATCTAACGTCGCTTAATGTCATCAATGTTGCGCCAAGCGTTTGCATCTGCTGGAGTGCAATTTTGCTGTCTTCAGGCTTGATATTGACGCCGCGGCACCCGTCGGTAATTACCACCACGCGATACCCCAGATGCAGCGCATCCATCACGGAGTATTTTACGCAGTAATCCGTAGCTAGCCCCATCATGTAGAGCGTGTCGATTTGATGTCTTTGCAGCCAGTGATGCAACTCGGTTGAGGCTCTGCGACCATTGTCAAAAAAAGCGCTGTAGCTATCGATAGAGGCATCGGTGCCTTTATGCACGATGTGATCGAAATGGGCGGCATTCAGCAATGGATGAAACTCAGCCCCCTCAGAACCTTGAACGCAGTGATCGGGCCACCAAATTTGTTCTAAGCCTGCCAGCTCACCCATCTCACCAATTTTTCCCCCAGACTGGCTGGCAAAACTACCGTGCTGCGCGGGATGCCAATCCTGAGTCGCAATAACAGGCACGCTATTTTGTTGTGCTTGTTTAATTGCATTCAAAGCGATAGGAATTACCCGATCGCCTTCGGAGACTGCCAGTGCGCCCTGCGGGCAAAAGTCATTCTGTAAATCAATAAGCAATAATGCGGCTGACATTGGCAGTTCCTTCTTTTATCTTTCTTAGTCGGTGATGCTCAGCTCTCCGCGAAGATCCTGTTTCATCAGTTCGCGAATTTGCTCAGGGCTGAGATTTTGGCACAACAGATAGTGCAGTTTTGTTAGCGCCGCTTCAACCGTCATGTCGAAACCGCTGATTACGCCCGCATGAGCCAGCGCATTTCCCGTGGCGTAACCTTCCATATTAACGCGGCCTGAAATGCATTGGGTCAGGTTAACCACCACGATCCCACGATCTGAGGCTTCCTGCAATTCTGCCAGCAAATCGGCTTTTTGCGGAGCGTTACCCACGCCGTAAGAGCGCAGGATCAGTGCCTTGACCGGCTGGCGCAAAAAGTTACGCACTACGTCAGCTGAAATGCCGGGATAAATCGTCACCACACCAATCGGCTGCGGCGTAATTTGATGAACCTTGAGCGGCGCGTTATGCAACTGAGTCATCAGTGGCGCAATACGGCGGATATTAATTCCTACCTCAAGCAACATCGGGTAGTTAGGCGATGCAAAAGCATCAAACCCGTCAGCGTGCGCTTTGGTCGTGCGGTTGCCACGAAACAGCTTGTTGTTGAAGAATAGCGAAACTTCGTTAATCGGATAGTTAGCGGCCAGATACAGCGCATTGAGCAAATTGGTTTGCCCATCTGAGCGCAGCTCCGCCAGCGGGATCTGAGAGCCGGTAACAATCACCGGCTTCGCGAGGTTTTCGAGCATAAACGACAGCGCAGAAGCGGTGAATGCCATGGTGTCGGTGCCATGCAGGATCACGAAACCATCATATTTGTCGTAGTTGGCTTCAATGTCATTCGCAATATGCTGCCAGTCTTCCGGCGTCATATCCGAGGAATCGATCAACGGCTCGTAGGCATGAAGCGTGAAGTCAGGCATTTCAGGACGATGGAACTCCGGCATCAAGGCCAACTGACGCTGCAAATGACCTGAAACAGGAATGTAGCCATTCTCTGAACGCTGCATGCCGATGGTACCGCCGGTGTAGGCTACGTAAATAGATTTTTTCTGCATGGCTTAGGATTCTGTGTGGCGAGATTTTCGCGGTGGATTAAGCGCAATGGCCTATAGATGGAGTGGATTATAGGGCTAACGCCAAATAAAAAAAGCCCACCAAGCCGATAAACCAGAATAATGGCTTAATCAATTTGGTGGGCCCGCATTTTATTTCTCTATTGTTACTTCTCTATTTTTACTTCACATCACCGCAGCTCATGCACAGCGCATAGCGGTTTTGTGGATCGTTCAAGGTGGCCATCCAGTCAGTTTTATCTTTCAGCAGCGCAGAAATACGCACCAAAGACTCTGGCAGCATGGCGCGTACCGCAGAAGGTAACGCCGCTTGTACCGAACCAGTTAACTGCCCTAACACCATCTGTCCAAAGCTTGGATCTTCAACAAACCAGTTCAGCTGGTAAGTTTTCAACTTGGCAAGCTCTGCCGCTTTGGTGACGGCGTCGTCGAAATCACCCAACTGGTCAACTAAACCATTTTTCTTCGCATCAGTACCCAACCACACACGGCCTTGAGCGATAGCATCTACCTGCTCTGGGGTTTTGTTACGCGCTTTGGCCACCAGCGTGATGAAGTTTTTATAGCCGTTCTCAATGTTGATTTGCATCATCTGCGAGAAAGCTTCAGGCAGCGCTTTGGTGACCGTGAGGTCAGCCAATGGCGAAGTCGCCACGCCGTCGGTATGAACGCCAATGCTATCGAGCGTATTTTCGAAGGTGTTAATCACACCGAAAATACCGATAGAACCGGTTAATGTGCTTGGGCTCGCGACGATGTAGTTAGCCGGTGTGGAGATCCAGTAACCGCCAGAAGCGGCGAGTCCACCCATGGAAACCACCACTGGTTTGCCCGCAGCGCGTGCAGCAGCGAGTTCAGAACGAATAACTTCGGAGGCAGAAACGCTACCGCCAGGACTGTTTACGCGTAGAACAATGGCTTTAATTTTCGGATTTAAACGCGCATCGCGGATCTGGTTCGCAGTGGTGTCGCCACCGACGTTACCTGGCGTTGCTTCGCCATCCATAATGGCACCATCGGCGAAGATAACGGCGATTTCACTCCCGCTTTTCTTCTCAGCCGGTGGGGTATAGTCATACATGCTGATAGCGCTGAAATCTTTGGTGGTTTTATTCCAGCCAAAGGCTTTGGTAAACAGATTTTCAACGTCTGAACGTGAAGCTAACCCATCAACCAGTTTATTATCGAGCGCATATTTGGCGGTATCGCCACCCGCAGCCTGTAGACCTTTCAATACGCCTTCCGCGCCAGGGAACAGCTGTTCAGCGGTGATCTGACGGTTTGCGGCAACGGTTGCGACGTAGTTGTTCCACATACCGCTAAGCCACTCGTTATCCGCATCGCGTGCCGCTGGTGACATATCGTCGCGGATCATCGGCTCAACCGCAGATTTATATGTTCCAACGCGGAAAATGTGCGTGCTGACCTTAAGCTTATCGAGCAAGGTTTTGTAGTAAAGGTTATTGGTCGCCATACCGTGCAGATCGACCACGCCCTGCGGTGACAGATAGATTTTGTTGGCATAGCTCGCCAAATAATACTGGGCTTGGCTATAGCTATCGGCAGTGGCAAAAATCGGCTTACCGCTGTCGCGGAATTCACGCAGCGCTTTACCCATATATTGCAGCGAAGGCTGATCTGCACCGGCAAAATCATTGAGGGACAGCACCATGCCGGTGATATTTGGGTCGGTCTTGGCCTGACGGATCATATCGACCACGTCAAACAGTGAGTTTTCCTGTAGGCGATTGCTACTTGCGCCCAGCAACTCTCTGCCTATCTGGCTAAATTTGTTGCTGATGGCAGGGTTATCGACCACAACGCCGGTCAGATTAACCAGCAGGGCGCCTTTAACCGGTTCAACAGGTTTGGTTTGCATCTGGAAGTAAATTCCCACACAAACCAAAATCAGTAGGATCAGGAATACGTTCAAAATAAACTCGCGGATAAAATTCAGTATCCGCCAAGTCCATCGAAATACGCCTGAAATGCATCTCCACAAAAAGTGCATGTGCTCTCCATATAAAATTGGGTTGTCTTATGTCTTGCTTATGACCGTATTTTTTTAAGAATATCAGTTTTTAAAAACATCAGCATTTTGCGATTCTCGCACTATGCCAGAGTTAGAGTTGCTGCGCCGTATTTTAGTGTAACAACCATAAATGGTTCTTATTACTTTTGCTTTTTACATGATAACTGCTGATAGCGCGGCTCATGATGCAAAAACGATAATGTCTAGGTTAACAAATCGTGATAATGTTGATAACAATTATCAATTAGAAAACAGCATAATTTCGGAGATCGTTATGGATGCGCTGGAAATATTATTACAACGCCGTTCGGCTTCACGTTTGACCGCACCAGCACCAACCGGTGATGCGTTAGAAGCCATTTATCAAGCGGGCTTACGTGCGCCAGACCATGGAACCTTGCAGCCGTGGCGCTTTATCACCGTTGAAGGTGAAGGTCAGGAGCGTTTGAGCGCGTTATTGCATGGCATTGCCGTGGAAGAACAGCTAGATGAAAAGGGCATTGAGAAAGCA harbors:
- a CDS encoding PrkA family serine protein kinase; translation: MNIFDHYRQRYEAAKDEEFTLQDFLAICRQDRSAYANAAERLLMAIGEPAMIDTALESRMSRLFSNRVIARYPAFEEFYGMEEAIEQIVAYLKHAAQGLEEKKQILYLLGPVGGGKSSLAERLKALMQRVPIYVLSANGERSPVNDHPLCLFNPQEDANILNKEYGIPPRYLGTIMSPWAAKRLHDFGGDITKFKVVKVWPSILEQIAIAKTEPGDENNQDISALVGKVDIRKLENHAQNDPDAYGYSGALCRANQGMMEFVEMFKAPIKVLHPLLTATQEGNYNGTEGISALPFSGIILAHSNESEWVTFRNNKNNEAFLDRVYIVKVPYCLRVSEEMKIYDKLLRNSELDHAPCAPGTLETLSRFSILSRLKEPENSSIYSKMRVYDGESLKDTDPKAKSYQEYRDYAGVDEGMNGLSTRFAFKILSRVFNFDHSEVAANPVHLFYVLEQQVEREQFPQDVAEKYLEHLKGYLIPKYVEFIGKEIQTAYLESYSEYGQNIFDRYVTYADFWIQDQEYRDPETGQLFDRESLNAELEKIEKPAGISNPKDFRNEIVNFVLRARANHNGHNPNWTSYEKLRTVIEKKMFSNTEELLPVISFNAKTSTDEQKKHDDFVDRMMEKGYTRKQVRLLCEWYLRVRKSS
- a CDS encoding MipA/OmpV family protein gives rise to the protein MKTLKLTTLGLLVLAATSAAQAGTWSLGASALVSPDPYRGNNDRVYPVPIINYEGDDFYFRSLTAGYYLWKDEQNQLSVMAFYNPLHFKASDSDDRHMKQLSNRHSTVMAGVAYTHKEDWGSIRTSFAGDILDNSNGLIADAAYLFPITAGDWSFTPGAGVTWNSSNQNDYYFGVSGSESNRSGYKRYTASDSWNPYVELTARYQINSNWNAFFTGRYIRLSDEVKDSPMIDKSYTGLLWTGVTYTF
- a CDS encoding D-hexose-6-phosphate mutarotase codes for the protein MSEKIFTLPVQEQITPYISQRQIDELPVVVVNHPKVRAAVTLQGAHLLSWQPSGEKPVLWLSSETAFKNSVAIRGGIPICWPWFGPAGQPAHGFARNLPWTLTAHDEDESGVILTFTLEQSAESKKHWPHDFCLIARFKLGEVCEMELESHGEYEYAAALHTYFNIGDITQIDVSGLGSPYIDKVNPGTGEQQGNLTFATRTDRIYTKPEPFSVITDKALQRVIEVHHHNNTDVVAWNPWSELSVSMADMPNDGYKTMVCVETAHVTSPMKASANAPSRLSVTLRARPLR
- the gapA gene encoding glyceraldehyde-3-phosphate dehydrogenase, translated to MTIKVGINGFGRIGRIVFRAAQERSDIEIVAINDLLDAEYMAYMLKYDSTHGRFNGTVEVKDGHLVVNGKTIRVTAERDPANLKWNEVNVDVVAEATGLFLTDETARKHIAAGAKKVVLTGPSKDNTPMFVMGVNDKTYAGQDIVSNASCTTNCLAPLAKVLNDKFGIVEALMTTVHATTATQKTVDGPSHKDWRGGRGASQNIIPSSTGAAKAVGKVIPELNGKLTGMAFRVPTPNVSVVDLTARIEKKATYKEICAAMKAASEGELKGVLGYTEDDVVSTDFNGEVCTSVFDAKAGIALNDNFVKLVSWYDNETGYSNKVLDLIAHISK
- the msrB gene encoding peptide-methionine (R)-S-oxide reductase MsrB, with product MAKDDFSAQHPNDLTEMQRYVTQQRGTEPPFSGKLLHNKQEGIYHCLCCNSPLFYSNSKYDSGCGWPSFYQPVSAEAIRYLEDNSHGMQRTEIRCAHCDAHLGHVFPDGPQPTGDRYCVNSASLSFTDEDSGKQTQG
- a CDS encoding YeaC family protein → MELDDLLSAMTPEIYQRLVTAVELGKWPDGVSLTPEQKENSLQMVMLWQSRHNTDPQHMSINMQGQIEMKSKQDFKKGFERDAIIRIKPEA
- the pncA gene encoding bifunctional nicotinamidase/pyrazinamidase; translation: MSAALLLIDLQNDFCPQGALAVSEGDRVIPIALNAIKQAQQNSVPVIATQDWHPAQHGSFASQSGGKIGEMGELAGLEQIWWPDHCVQGSEGAEFHPLLNAAHFDHIVHKGTDASIDSYSAFFDNGRRASTELHHWLQRHQIDTLYMMGLATDYCVKYSVMDALHLGYRVVVITDGCRGVNIKPEDSKIALQQMQTLGATLMTLSDVRF
- the ansA gene encoding asparaginase; protein product: MQKKSIYVAYTGGTIGMQRSENGYIPVSGHLQRQLALMPEFHRPEMPDFTLHAYEPLIDSSDMTPEDWQHIANDIEANYDKYDGFVILHGTDTMAFTASALSFMLENLAKPVIVTGSQIPLAELRSDGQTNLLNALYLAANYPINEVSLFFNNKLFRGNRTTKAHADGFDAFASPNYPMLLEVGINIRRIAPLMTQLHNAPLKVHQITPQPIGVVTIYPGISADVVRNFLRQPVKALILRSYGVGNAPQKADLLAELQEASDRGIVVVNLTQCISGRVNMEGYATGNALAHAGVISGFDMTVEAALTKLHYLLCQNLSPEQIRELMKQDLRGELSITD
- the sppA gene encoding signal peptide peptidase SppA, with the translated sequence MHFLWRCISGVFRWTWRILNFIREFILNVFLILLILVCVGIYFQMQTKPVEPVKGALLVNLTGVVVDNPAISNKFSQIGRELLGASSNRLQENSLFDVVDMIRQAKTDPNITGMVLSLNDFAGADQPSLQYMGKALREFRDSGKPIFATADSYSQAQYYLASYANKIYLSPQGVVDLHGMATNNLYYKTLLDKLKVSTHIFRVGTYKSAVEPMIRDDMSPAARDADNEWLSGMWNNYVATVAANRQITAEQLFPGAEGVLKGLQAAGGDTAKYALDNKLVDGLASRSDVENLFTKAFGWNKTTKDFSAISMYDYTPPAEKKSGSEIAVIFADGAIMDGEATPGNVGGDTTANQIRDARLNPKIKAIVLRVNSPGGSVSASEVIRSELAAARAAGKPVVVSMGGLAASGGYWISTPANYIVASPSTLTGSIGIFGVINTFENTLDSIGVHTDGVATSPLADLTVTKALPEAFSQMMQINIENGYKNFITLVAKARNKTPEQVDAIAQGRVWLGTDAKKNGLVDQLGDFDDAVTKAAELAKLKTYQLNWFVEDPSFGQMVLGQLTGSVQAALPSAVRAMLPESLVRISALLKDKTDWMATLNDPQNRYALCMSCGDVK